CCTTGACGTTGTGTCAGTGATTTGCTGTTGACTCTGCAGCATAGGAAGCATCTCCGTAAGATACGATCAACCAGGGGCTGACCAGCAACCACCCAGTAATGTCTCCGCAGGCTTGCTAAGGTATGCCCCGGCCTGAATGTCTGGCCAAAAACACATGTGTGTCTTGTACAATCAGGGATGTCATTGGGTGATCTTTAGGCAGTAGCACAGGGCCCTGTGGTGATTCTCCACCATCTGATTCCAAGCGACGTCCACCTATTCTGAGAATGCCCTGTCCATCAAGCGCCGGCTCCAGATGGTAGAGGGGACTGGACTTAGTAAACTTGCCCACCTTGAGGACTTGAATAGCTTCTTTGAAGTGAATATGCTGAATGTAGCATATGATAGCTGTTCTGGCGGCCCTGAACTCCGTTGCCTCAAGGCGAGATCCTGCAATGTTGGGGCGTCCTTTCATGATCCACTCTGTAAATCTGCGCGGAGCCACGCTACTGCTCTCTGTAAGGTGTACCAGGACGAATACCGTAAAAGGAGCTTGTCAACTGCACCATTGTCTTGGGTTTCTACCGCTAGAAAAGTGATCTCCTTCCTGACTTCTGGATCTCCTTCAATATCATAGCTATGACTGAACATTGGTGGCCATGAGAGTTCTGATTGATACAGAAAGCCTGGTCcgcctttccatcttcctcctactaTGAGCTCCCGTGCTGTGAGTCCTCTGGTAGCATCATCTGCTGAATTGTCTTCCGAGCACACATGTCGCCACTGGTGAGGTAATGACAATCTATGTATAGTTCCTAGTCTGTTAGCCACAAAGGTATGGAACCTTCTGGTAGGGCTGGCTATGTACTGTAAGACAATCCTACTGTCTGTCCAAAATACTGACGACGTAACTGGAATTGAGACTTCCCTTCCTAGTTTAGCATCGGAGCTAACCGCTAAGACTGCAGCACACAACTCTAATCTGGGTATGGAAGTTGTCTTAATGGGTGCTAATCGTGTGCGTGCCATGATAAAACTGTTATGCACAAGTCCAGATTCATCTAGCAGCCTCAGGTATGATACAGCCACATAGGCCTTTGATGATGCATCACAGAAATGATGAAGTTTGGCATTCACTAAGCGTTTGAATTGCGATGGAAATATGCAGCGTTCAATACGAAAGTTGTTCATCGCATTGAGCTCCTTTAACCATGCTgtccatttctcttcattttcctttgtcaGTTTCTGGTCCCAGCCTTGTTTTCGTCGTACTTCGTCCTGGAACATAATTTTTGCCCTGACAGTGAAAGGTGTCATGAAGCCTGGTGGATCGAAGATAGAGCTCACAGAACTCAACATACCTCTCCGTGTTTGGCTTATTTGGCTTGGATACTGCAATTTTTAAACAATCATCTTCTAGACTCCATAGCACTCCAAGTGCCCTGTCAACTGGTAATTTGTCCTTTGCTAGGGCAATGTCTCTCATTCGTGTGCTTCTTTCCTGCTGAGGTATTTCAGCCATGACCATTTTTGAATTGGTCATCCACTTGGTGAGATGAAAACCTCCCCTTCTTAGGCAATTCTGTAATTCCTGTGCACTCTGAATTGCTTCATCTGCTGAATCTATGGACATTAAAAGGTCATCCACGTAAAAGCTTCTCTTGGCTTTATCAGTCTTTGCTCCTTCTTTCAGGGTTTGCCTTAGAGAAAAATTAGCACATGCAGGACTCCAAACTTCCCCAAAAAGATGTCGTGTCATGCAATACATGCATGGTGGCTTCGTGAAATTACCTTGTGGCCACCAAAAGAATCTTAGGACATCGCGATCTCTAGGATCCACCAAAACTTAATGGAACATAGCCTCTATGTCAGCAGACATggctactcttccttcttgaaAGCGGATCAGGATGCCAAGCAGACTGTTGATCATGTCCGGGCCTTGCATGACTCGCTCATTCAGTGCAGCTCCGTCATATCTGGCAGCACAGTCAAAAACAATGCGTGTTTTCTCAGGTTTGTTGGGATTGAACACTGGGTGATGTGGAAGATACCATGTCCTACCAAGGGGGCCCTTTTCTTGTGCAACTTTCTCTGCATATCCCTTGAATAttaattcttccatttcctttacatATCGTCCTTTGAGGGCTTCATCACGACTCAGCCGTATCCTCAAACTCATGAGACGTCTGAGGACCATTTGCATGTTGTCTGGCATGGACGGTTCATCTTCTCGGAAAGGTATTGGTAATTGGTGATGGTTTCCAATCTTGACTTGTTCAGCCTTCCATAAAGTCAAGACACGTTGGTCCTCAACTGAAAGCCCTGTTTTTTCTGGATCTTCACTGTCATCTACCTCCCAGAATTGTCTTATTGTTTCTTCTGATATGGGCTCTTGGAGACCAGCTGTAGTCGTCTCTTTTACAAAAGTACTGAAGTTCATAACTCTTTGTTCTGTCAGCTCTAGTGGGCCATTTATTGCCCACCCTAACCTGGTTCTAAGTGCAAATGGGTCTCCATCTCGGCCTCTCCTGATTTCTAGTGGTGTCAATGCCGCAGGAGAGTCCTGTCCAATTAACAGTTCCACTGTTAACTGTCCTTTATGTTTTTCGTGTCTCTGTAGATACGTCAAGTCCTGTAAATGAGACCAGTGGGCTGCAAGAATGGGTTCAGCTCTTGAATCTGTCAGACTATTAGGAAAAGATTCAATGACACTAACCCGTGTCAGCTTTATAGCGCTCGTTCTCCTACTGTGTAGGCCAGTTACCATAAGAGTAACATAGGTGGATTCCCGCTGCTCAGTTTGCATTAAAGTAGAGATGAcggtcctttcctttctttcttgtaattTCAGTTGTTGTACTATTTTCCTTGAGCAGAAGGAGCGTGTACTGCCGGAATCTAGCAGTGCATaaacttctatccttcctttggtATCTTTGTCAGACGTGAGAACCACTGGCACGATAGGTAGAGCCACCTTTGCTCTTCTTTCTGCTATATGTGCGACCCAACTCACTTGCTCGAGTCATTCTCTGTGTTCTTCACCTTTCAGAATCAGATTTGTGCTTTCTTCATGTTGTTCATGGTTCCTTCGGGACTGATCCACAGGAGCTGGGCTATGGAGCCACCGAGAGTGTTTTCCATTGCAATCGTTTATATCACAAGACCTAGCCTTGCAATTCTTCGCCAGGTGAGAGTTCTTAAGACAGATGAAACATCTTCCTTGTGCCTTCACAACTCGCCTACGGTGTTCCACAGGCAGGAGGCGAAACGTTGAACAGGCCAGTAGACCATGATTGTCACCACAGAGGCTTTCCCCATAACCTGTGTGTGACTCAGTGTGAGTAGCCATGGATGTTTCTCGAACCTGTTGCCTAATATGATGCCTTTGTTCCCGCTTCATGTTAGCTGTAGCAACATTCCCTTGGGTgcatgttgttttttgttgagtCTCCCTTTCTGTTCCCCATAGTCCCTTTGTTGTTATACCATGCTGTTCCTTTAGCATAAGTGcattttccattctctttttcatttgtcaAGAAACTGAGCAGATCCTTGATGGGCTGAGTGCGTTTGCTCCTTTTTCCCGTCCATCGGGCCGACCATCGCGCTTGTATTGGTTCGGCAAGTCGCATCAGAATATCCCTTATTGTTGGTGTATTATCTACCTCATGTAATTTGCCCAAATTTTCTGCAAAGGAGATATAAGAAGTCAGACGTCCACACAATGTGGAAAGGGCTTGAAAGTCATTTTCCCAGATCACTGGGCCTCTCATTACTGCTTCTCTTGCCTGGTTCATACACATTCTCTCATCCCCAAACCTCTCATCCAGGATCTTTAAAGCCACCTCAAGGCCTCGGTTTGCTGGTAAAGCCATACAGTGCTCTATCATCTCTTGCACTTCCTCAGAACAACTAGTAAAGAGTCGATTGAACTTGTGCGTGTCTGAGACGGTTGAGTCCAGATAAAATTCTTCGAACTGTCTCTTAAAGGTCCAGTAATTCTTAACACTCCCTGCTTGAAGCTTAGGGAGTGTGGCATGCATCAGCCGTACTGTTTCAAGTAAAGTATCATTCGAGCCATGCCCCTTACGGAAATGTTTCTGATCTGTTAATTTGCCGTGGTGGACTCCATGTTCACTCCTTGTTCTCAAGTGTTTAATGTGCTTCCCACCCTTGTCCAGTGTCTGAGTCTCATCACTCGAAGACTCATCTTCAAGTTCGTCTTCACTTGACGAAGCGCTTCTGTCCTCGTGGCTCGAGGTCTGTCTGGTATGTCTGTCCTCGCTATATGAGGCACGCTGAGGGTTTCTTTCTCCACTAATCGAAGTGGATTTGTCTTCGCTAGTCGAAGCACGGTTTGTGTTTCCATCCTCGCTGATCGAGGCCCACCTTGTGTTTCCGTCCTCGCTAATCGAGGCCTGTCTCATATTTCCATCCTCGCCAACCGAGGCCCTTCTACACCCAGACTTTTACGTTGGGGAATAACCGACTGCTTTATTCGGACGAACCATGATCAAAAGATGACAAGGTCTGACCGCAGTCAACCGGAAATGGACCACATTCCTGACCCGTGATGTCACGCGCCCCTTACGACCTGACGCGCACACCCGCACACCTGGTCACCTGCACACAGTTTATTGCCCTGCCTCACAGTGTATGCACATGGACAGAAGGAAGTGAGGATATAACCTACTGTATCTACAGTAATGCCTAATTGCTGTGCAGTGTATGGGTGCTATTCAAATTATAGAAACAATAATGGAATCACCTTCCACAGATTTCCAAAGAATgatgaggtgaagaagaaaatgattagTCTGTGTAAAAGACAAGACCCAATTAATGGAAACAGAGCAGTGATATGTAGCTTACATTTCGAGCCAATTGCATATGAACGAAATCTTAAGTATGAGCTCCTTAATCTGCCTGTTC
The window above is part of the Portunus trituberculatus isolate SZX2019 chromosome 31, ASM1759143v1, whole genome shotgun sequence genome. Proteins encoded here:
- the LOC123511083 gene encoding uncharacterized protein LOC123511083, coding for MLSSVSSIFDPPGFMTPFTVRAKIMFQDEVRRKQGWDQKLTKENEEKWTAWLKELNAMNNFRIERCIFPSQFKRLVNAKLHHFCDASSKAYVAVSYLRLLDESGLVHNSFIMARTRLAPIKTTSIPRLELCAAVLAVSSDAKLGREVSIPVTSSVFWTDSRIVLQYIASPTRRFHTFVANRLGTIHRLSLPHQWRHVCSEDNSADDATRGLTARELIVGGRWKGGPGFLYQSELSWPPMFSHSYDIEGDPEVRKEITFLAVETQDNGAVDKLLLRYSSWYTLQRAVAWLRADLQSGS
- the LOC123511084 gene encoding uncharacterized protein LOC123511084; amino-acid sequence: MKREQRHHIRQQVRETSMATHTESHTGYGESLCGDNHGLLACSTFRLLPVEHRRRVVKAQGRCFICLKNSHLAKNCKARSCDINDCNGKHSRWLHSPAPVDQSRRNHEQHEESTNLILKGEEHRE